In Synechococcus sp. UW69, a single genomic region encodes these proteins:
- the miaB gene encoding tRNA (N6-isopentenyl adenosine(37)-C2)-methylthiotransferase MiaB gives MVASAPLATNATAQPQRGSYWITTFGCQMNKADSERMAGILEAMGYREASAELDADLVLYNTCTIRDNAEQKVYSYLGRQAQRKRSNPNLTLVVAGCVAQQEGESLLRRVPELDLVMGPQHANRLETLLLQVDSGQQVVATEDHHILEDITTARRDSSICGWVNVIYGCNERCTYCVVPSVRGKEQSRLPQAIKLEMEGLAAQGYREITLLGQNIDAYGRDLPGITPEGRRQHTLTDLLHHVHDVEGIERIRFATSHPRYFTERLIDACADLTKLCEHFHIPFQSGDNDVLQAMARGYTVERYRRIIDRIRERMPDASLSADVIVAFPGETDAQYRRTLDLIEEIGFDQVNTAAYSPRPNTPAANWDNQLPEEVKVERLREINALVERCARQANARYEGRTEEVLAEGINPKDPSQLMGRTRTNRLTFFSATGPDGHVYGAGDLVQVRIDAVRSFSLSGSPLPR, from the coding sequence TTGGTCGCCTCCGCCCCCCTCGCCACTAACGCCACCGCCCAGCCCCAGCGGGGCAGCTACTGGATCACCACTTTCGGCTGCCAAATGAACAAGGCGGATTCCGAACGGATGGCGGGAATCCTGGAGGCCATGGGCTACCGGGAGGCGTCGGCCGAACTGGATGCCGATCTGGTGCTCTACAACACCTGCACCATCCGGGACAACGCCGAGCAGAAGGTGTACAGCTACCTGGGCAGACAGGCCCAGAGAAAACGCAGCAACCCCAATCTCACCCTGGTGGTGGCGGGCTGTGTTGCCCAGCAGGAGGGTGAATCACTGCTGCGGCGGGTGCCGGAGCTGGATCTGGTGATGGGACCGCAGCACGCGAATCGCCTCGAGACCCTGCTGCTTCAGGTGGACAGCGGCCAGCAGGTGGTCGCCACCGAAGACCACCACATCCTTGAAGACATCACCACGGCCCGCCGGGACAGCAGCATCTGCGGCTGGGTGAACGTGATCTACGGCTGCAACGAACGCTGCACCTACTGCGTGGTGCCTTCGGTACGAGGCAAAGAACAATCGCGACTGCCCCAGGCGATCAAGCTGGAAATGGAGGGGCTCGCTGCCCAGGGCTACAGGGAGATCACCCTGCTGGGGCAAAACATCGATGCCTACGGCCGGGATCTGCCGGGCATCACCCCAGAAGGTCGCCGCCAGCACACCCTCACCGATCTGCTCCATCACGTCCACGACGTGGAGGGCATTGAACGGATCCGCTTTGCCACCAGCCATCCGCGCTATTTCACCGAGCGGCTGATCGATGCCTGTGCCGACCTGACCAAGCTCTGTGAGCACTTTCATATTCCCTTCCAGAGCGGCGACAACGACGTTCTGCAGGCCATGGCCCGGGGCTACACCGTGGAGCGCTACCGGCGGATCATCGACCGCATCCGCGAACGCATGCCCGACGCCTCCCTCAGCGCCGATGTGATCGTCGCCTTCCCCGGCGAAACCGATGCGCAATACCGCCGCACCCTCGATCTGATCGAGGAGATCGGCTTCGACCAGGTGAACACGGCGGCCTATTCACCACGGCCCAACACCCCCGCCGCCAACTGGGACAACCAGCTGCCGGAGGAGGTGAAGGTGGAACGCCTGCGCGAGATCAATGCCCTGGTTGAACGCTGCGCCCGCCAGGCCAATGCCCGCTACGAGGGCCGAACCGAAGAAGTGCTGGCGGAAGGCATCAACCCCAAGGACCCATCGCAACTCATGGGGCGAACCCGGACCAATCGCCTGACCTTCTTCAGTGCCACCGGACCGGATGGTCACGTCTATGGAGCCGGCGATCTTGTGCAAGTACGCATTGATGCCGTTCGCTCCTTTTCACTCAGCGGTAGCCCCCTGCCCCGCTGA
- a CDS encoding D-alanine--D-alanine ligase family protein has translation MPSSPITVGLVFGGRSGEHDVSIRSAATVVRGLRSGRNTDRYVVQAIYIDRDGRWWGTDLAETTLASETAPELTPPLPPSGFQGFPEGCDAVDIWYPVLHGPNGEDGTIQGLFQLTGKPFVGAGVLGSAVSMDKQAMKSAFASAGLSQVPYVSLLASELEEPNSRSALLDRIETELNYPCFVKPANLGSSVGISKVRSRQELEAGLNQAAALDPRLVVEQGVNAREVECAVLGGRTLEASVVGEVRFDADWYDYDTKYTAGRSTTLIPAPLPDQVSVRIRAQALQACAAVGVNGMGRVDFFYDDSTDQLWINEINTLPGFTAQSMFPMLWAASGVTLDQLVHQLIQTAGE, from the coding sequence ATGCCGTCCAGTCCCATCACGGTCGGGCTCGTCTTTGGAGGCCGCTCTGGAGAACACGACGTGTCAATCCGATCTGCGGCGACCGTCGTTCGCGGCCTGCGCAGCGGACGGAACACAGATCGCTATGTCGTCCAGGCGATTTATATCGACCGTGATGGGCGCTGGTGGGGAACGGATCTCGCCGAGACGACCCTGGCCTCCGAAACCGCTCCGGAGCTCACACCGCCGCTGCCTCCCTCAGGATTCCAAGGATTCCCTGAGGGTTGCGATGCGGTCGACATCTGGTATCCGGTCCTGCATGGTCCCAATGGAGAGGACGGCACCATTCAGGGGTTGTTCCAGCTGACCGGCAAACCCTTCGTGGGTGCCGGAGTTCTTGGCTCAGCAGTGAGCATGGACAAACAAGCGATGAAGTCCGCTTTCGCCAGCGCCGGGCTGTCTCAAGTGCCCTACGTGTCGCTGCTGGCTTCCGAACTCGAGGAGCCCAACAGCCGATCCGCTCTCCTGGATCGGATCGAAACAGAACTGAATTACCCCTGCTTCGTGAAGCCCGCCAATCTTGGTTCCTCTGTGGGCATCAGCAAGGTCCGTTCGCGCCAGGAACTAGAGGCTGGCCTCAACCAGGCAGCAGCGCTCGACCCAAGGCTGGTGGTGGAGCAGGGCGTCAACGCCAGGGAAGTGGAATGCGCCGTGCTGGGGGGGCGCACGCTCGAGGCGTCGGTGGTCGGCGAGGTTCGTTTTGATGCGGACTGGTACGACTACGACACGAAATACACCGCTGGGCGCAGCACCACGTTGATCCCAGCTCCCCTGCCCGATCAAGTGAGTGTCCGCATCCGTGCTCAGGCCTTGCAGGCTTGCGCTGCCGTTGGCGTCAACGGGATGGGTCGGGTGGATTTCTTCTACGACGACAGCACCGATCAGCTCTGGATCAACGAAATCAACACCCTGCCCGGCTTCACGGCGCAAAGCATGTTCCCCATGCTCTGGGCGGCCAGTGGCGTAACACTCGACCAGTTGGTTCACCAACTGATCCAAACAGCAGGAGAATGA
- a CDS encoding cell division protein FtsQ/DivIB, producing MARRRELRRQRRLSLLVQFWRLVAMLVLSGGFAWILLRHGWTLPGPEAVILKGGAALETDQVVEAANLRFPQPLLEVSPRTLEQELIRSLPVRSAQVERQMLPARLIVNLKPQIPIAQAVRQGPAGRERGLLDAKGQWMSLNDASPQPLTKILVRGWNEQQRGYVAELLQQRDRFEGMLKSIVVHPDGDISLVTTSLGRIDLGGEPSLLNTQIETIIHLNNTLPEHLRQARKSSLDLSDPDRPELQLANPPAPQNAKSQP from the coding sequence ATGGCCCGTCGCAGGGAATTGCGCCGTCAACGGCGCCTGAGCCTTTTGGTTCAGTTTTGGCGCCTCGTGGCCATGCTTGTTCTGAGCGGAGGATTCGCTTGGATCCTGCTGCGCCATGGCTGGACCCTGCCTGGCCCTGAGGCGGTGATCCTGAAGGGTGGCGCTGCCCTTGAGACGGACCAAGTCGTCGAGGCGGCCAATCTGCGCTTTCCCCAACCCCTACTGGAGGTCAGTCCCAGGACGCTTGAACAAGAGCTGATTCGTTCCCTGCCGGTGCGCAGCGCTCAGGTGGAGCGCCAGATGCTGCCCGCTCGCCTCATCGTCAACCTGAAGCCACAGATCCCAATCGCCCAGGCTGTGCGTCAGGGTCCCGCTGGGCGGGAACGAGGCTTGTTAGATGCCAAAGGGCAGTGGATGAGCCTGAATGACGCATCACCGCAGCCGCTCACAAAAATCTTGGTGCGCGGTTGGAACGAACAGCAACGCGGCTATGTCGCTGAGCTGCTGCAACAACGGGATCGCTTCGAGGGGATGCTGAAAAGCATCGTGGTGCACCCCGACGGAGACATCAGCCTTGTCACAACGAGCCTGGGCAGGATTGATCTCGGAGGCGAACCATCCCTGCTCAACACCCAGATCGAGACGATCATCCACCTCAACAACACGTTGCCGGAGCATCTACGCCAAGCCCGGAAAAGCAGTCTTGATCTCAGCGATCCCGACCGTCCGGAACTGCAGTTAGCGAATCCACCCGCCCCCCAGAACGCCAAGTCGCAACCCTGA
- the ftsZ gene encoding cell division protein FtsZ yields the protein MEMVSGSGSYTAAGIQPSQSARIEVIGVGGGGSNAVNRMILSDLEGVGYRVLNTDAQALIQSQAQQRLQLGQTLTRGLGAGGNPTIGQKAAEESRTDLHDALQGADLVFIAAGMGGGTGTGAAPVVAEVAREVGALTVGIVTKPFSFEGRRRMRQADEGITRLAEHVDTLIVIPNDRLREAIGGAPLQEAFRSADDVLRMGVKGISDIITCPGLVNVDFADVRSVMTEAGTALLGIGIGSGRSRAVEAAQAAIASPLLETERIDGAKGCVINISGGKDMTLEDMTTASEVIYDVVDPEANIIVGAVVDEALEGEIHVTVIATGFDNKQPYRSERSRSMPAMATQAEPEENGARIPEFLRRRQQQNNSSD from the coding sequence ATGGAGATGGTGAGCGGCTCAGGGTCTTACACGGCAGCTGGAATCCAGCCCAGCCAATCCGCCCGCATCGAGGTCATTGGCGTTGGTGGGGGCGGCAGCAATGCTGTCAACCGCATGATCCTCAGCGATCTTGAGGGCGTTGGCTATCGCGTTCTGAACACGGATGCCCAGGCTCTGATCCAATCCCAGGCCCAGCAACGGCTACAGCTCGGGCAAACTCTGACCCGGGGACTCGGCGCCGGAGGCAACCCCACCATCGGTCAGAAGGCAGCCGAAGAATCCCGCACTGATCTGCACGACGCACTGCAGGGAGCTGATCTGGTGTTCATCGCCGCAGGTATGGGCGGTGGAACCGGAACTGGAGCCGCACCTGTGGTGGCTGAGGTAGCCCGGGAAGTCGGGGCTCTCACCGTTGGCATCGTGACCAAGCCATTCAGTTTCGAGGGCCGCCGTCGCATGCGTCAGGCCGACGAAGGAATCACTCGATTGGCCGAGCATGTGGACACCCTGATCGTGATTCCCAATGACCGGCTGCGGGAGGCCATCGGCGGAGCACCTCTTCAAGAGGCATTCCGCAGTGCAGATGATGTCCTGCGCATGGGCGTCAAAGGCATCAGTGACATCATCACGTGCCCCGGCCTGGTGAATGTTGACTTCGCGGACGTTCGCTCCGTGATGACCGAAGCAGGTACAGCACTGCTGGGCATCGGCATCGGTTCTGGCCGGTCCAGAGCCGTGGAGGCAGCCCAGGCTGCGATCGCAAGTCCACTGCTGGAAACAGAGCGCATCGATGGGGCCAAAGGCTGTGTGATCAACATCAGCGGCGGCAAGGACATGACCCTGGAGGACATGACCACCGCTTCAGAAGTCATCTACGACGTCGTTGATCCGGAGGCGAACATCATCGTGGGCGCCGTGGTGGATGAAGCGCTCGAAGGAGAGATTCACGTCACGGTGATCGCCACAGGATTCGATAACAAGCAGCCCTACCGCAGTGAGCGCAGCCGCTCCATGCCTGCCATGGCGACCCAAGCGGAACCTGAAGAGAACGGCGCCAGAATCCCTGAATTCCTGCGTCGCCGTCAGCAGCAGAACAACAGCTCCGATTGA
- the panB gene encoding 3-methyl-2-oxobutanoate hydroxymethyltransferase: MRPSDLTRFKQKGHPIAVLTAWDSLSASLAEAAGADVVLIGDSLAMVALGHATTLPVSLDQMLHHTQAVARGLTAMPADQPLLVCDLPFLSYQCGEDRAVAAAGRLLKESSAAAVKLEGAEPEVVTVIDRLVRMGIPVMGHLGLTPQAVHRLGYRRQATDAISQERLLDQARTLEQKGCFSLVLEHVPSELASKVQQALSIPVIGIGAGESCDGQVRVTADLLGLTTKQPPFSPALVDGRQLFIEALKGWVNQTRNQTPPITGNTHDNQ, translated from the coding sequence ATGCGTCCTTCTGATCTGACCCGCTTCAAGCAGAAGGGCCACCCCATCGCCGTGCTCACTGCATGGGACAGCCTCTCTGCGTCTCTCGCAGAAGCAGCCGGTGCCGATGTGGTGCTGATTGGCGATTCACTGGCCATGGTGGCGCTAGGCCATGCCACAACACTCCCTGTGAGCCTGGATCAGATGCTCCATCACACGCAGGCGGTGGCGCGGGGATTGACAGCCATGCCGGCCGATCAACCCCTGCTGGTCTGCGACCTCCCCTTTCTCAGCTACCAGTGCGGCGAAGACCGTGCCGTGGCGGCTGCAGGCCGACTCCTGAAGGAGTCCAGTGCTGCCGCAGTGAAGCTGGAGGGGGCGGAGCCTGAGGTCGTGACCGTGATCGACCGACTGGTGCGGATGGGCATTCCCGTGATGGGGCACCTTGGCCTCACCCCACAGGCCGTGCATCGTCTGGGCTATCGCCGTCAGGCCACGGATGCCATCAGCCAAGAGCGCCTGCTGGATCAGGCGCGAACTCTGGAACAGAAGGGCTGCTTCTCTCTGGTGCTGGAACATGTCCCGTCGGAGCTGGCGAGCAAGGTGCAACAAGCCCTGAGCATTCCCGTGATCGGCATCGGAGCCGGTGAGAGCTGCGATGGCCAGGTGCGCGTCACGGCAGACCTGCTGGGCCTAACAACAAAACAACCTCCGTTCAGTCCGGCCCTTGTGGATGGGCGCCAACTGTTCATTGAGGCGTTGAAGGGGTGGGTCAACCAGACCCGGAACCAAACTCCACCCATCACAGGAAACACCCATGACAATCAATAA
- the hemW gene encoding radical SAM family heme chaperone HemW: MPYPIPPRSAYLHIPFCHRRCYYCDFAVVPLGDQARADQGPGSRSIREYLSLLHREIAAAPVGPPLSTVYIGGGTPSLLCPDQIAALLDALAEKFGLQPGAEITLEMDPATFDCAQLSAVLSLGVNRISLGGQSFDDSVLEQLGRRHRQHDLQASIDWLVQARRDGVLQSWSLDLIQNLPGQTMAAWEEQLDQAIASQAPHLSIYDLSVEPGTVFDRQRTLGALKLPDDDLAVALMDLTTHRLAAAGLSRYEISNHARPGHASRHNRVYWSGAGWWGFGMGATSAPWGERLARPRTRAAYAAWLDSRPEETVAEVGLPLDDQLLVGLRRREGVTLHGFDADALVRRWQPFVERGWLQQRAGRWCLTDPEGMAVSNQVLIEVILWWEEVSERTAKATSQSYPLI; encoded by the coding sequence ATGCCCTATCCCATCCCTCCCCGCAGCGCTTATCTCCACATTCCCTTCTGCCACCGGCGCTGTTACTACTGCGATTTCGCGGTTGTTCCCTTGGGGGATCAAGCCCGTGCCGACCAGGGGCCTGGCAGTCGCTCCATCCGCGAGTACCTAAGCCTTCTGCATCGCGAAATCGCTGCTGCACCAGTCGGTCCGCCCCTGTCCACGGTCTACATCGGTGGCGGGACGCCATCGCTCTTGTGTCCGGATCAGATCGCTGCACTGCTCGACGCCTTGGCGGAAAAGTTCGGGCTTCAGCCCGGTGCGGAAATCACCCTGGAAATGGATCCGGCCACCTTTGACTGCGCGCAGCTGTCTGCGGTTCTCTCCCTCGGGGTGAATCGCATCAGCTTGGGAGGGCAGAGCTTTGACGACTCGGTGCTCGAACAGCTGGGGCGGCGGCATCGGCAGCACGACCTTCAGGCGTCGATCGACTGGCTGGTGCAGGCCCGGCGCGACGGAGTCCTCCAGTCCTGGAGTCTCGACCTCATTCAGAACCTGCCGGGTCAGACCATGGCCGCGTGGGAGGAGCAGTTGGATCAGGCCATTGCCAGTCAGGCCCCCCATCTCTCGATCTACGACCTTTCGGTGGAACCGGGCACCGTGTTTGATCGCCAACGCACGCTTGGTGCGCTGAAACTTCCGGATGACGACCTCGCCGTTGCGCTGATGGACCTAACCACGCATCGGCTGGCTGCTGCAGGCCTCAGCCGTTACGAGATTTCCAACCATGCCCGGCCTGGCCATGCCTCACGTCACAACCGGGTGTATTGGAGCGGTGCCGGTTGGTGGGGATTTGGAATGGGAGCGACATCAGCGCCCTGGGGGGAGCGCTTGGCGCGACCACGCACACGGGCTGCCTACGCGGCATGGCTCGACAGCCGTCCTGAGGAAACCGTCGCCGAGGTTGGTCTTCCACTGGATGACCAATTGTTGGTGGGACTGCGGCGCCGGGAAGGGGTGACGCTGCATGGCTTTGATGCAGATGCACTGGTCCGTCGCTGGCAGCCGTTCGTTGAGCGTGGGTGGCTGCAGCAGCGGGCAGGGCGTTGGTGCCTCACCGACCCCGAAGGAATGGCTGTCAGCAATCAGGTGCTGATTGAGGTGATTCTGTGGTGGGAAGAGGTTTCGGAGAGGACTGCTAAGGCCACAAGTCAGTCATATCCATTGATCTGA
- a CDS encoding PIN/TRAM domain-containing protein — protein MVDPLILLLFVVSGAAAGWMGVHLLPDGLVTETTDAERLRLILSGSGGGIGVIAGLVFQRLRVRLMQQVRTMPTDLLVSRAVGLILGLLVANLLLLPVLLLPFSGGIALLKPLLAVVSNVFFGILGSNLAEVHGRTLLRLFNPASTEALLVADGVLTPATAKILDTSVIIDGRIRGMLACGLLEGQVIVAESVIDEMQQLSDSTNVEKRAKGRRGLKLLKDLRETYGRRLVINSTRYDGKGTDDRLLQLASDTGGTLVTADFNLAQVAQVKELKVMNLSELVIALRPEVQPGDELKLKIVREGKEESQGVGYLDDGTMVVVNDAKSLIGQRKPVVVTGALQTPTGRMVFARLDSKDATTDTKTSTKSKSQGKPAKTSHRKPADPG, from the coding sequence ATGGTGGATCCGCTCATCCTTCTTCTGTTTGTGGTCTCCGGTGCAGCCGCCGGATGGATGGGAGTTCATCTGCTTCCAGACGGACTGGTCACCGAAACCACTGATGCCGAACGGCTCCGGCTGATTCTCAGCGGGTCGGGAGGCGGCATCGGAGTCATTGCCGGCTTGGTGTTTCAAAGGCTCCGAGTGCGCTTGATGCAGCAAGTGCGCACCATGCCCACCGATCTTTTGGTGAGCCGGGCTGTCGGCCTGATCCTCGGGCTGCTGGTCGCCAATCTGCTGCTGTTGCCCGTTCTACTGCTTCCGTTCTCCGGGGGAATTGCCCTGCTCAAACCGCTGCTGGCAGTGGTGAGCAATGTCTTTTTCGGGATTCTGGGAAGCAACCTGGCTGAGGTGCATGGCCGCACGCTGCTGCGCCTGTTCAATCCCGCCAGCACGGAAGCCCTGCTGGTGGCCGATGGGGTGCTCACCCCAGCCACGGCCAAGATCCTCGATACCAGCGTGATCATCGATGGTCGGATCCGCGGAATGCTTGCGTGCGGCTTGCTGGAAGGACAGGTGATCGTCGCTGAATCAGTCATCGATGAAATGCAGCAACTGTCGGATTCCACCAATGTTGAGAAGCGGGCCAAAGGCCGGCGTGGATTGAAGTTGCTGAAAGATCTACGGGAGACCTACGGGCGACGGCTTGTGATCAACAGCACCCGTTACGACGGGAAGGGAACGGACGACCGTCTGCTGCAGCTGGCCTCTGACACGGGCGGAACCCTGGTAACCGCGGACTTCAACCTGGCGCAGGTCGCCCAGGTGAAAGAACTGAAGGTGATGAATCTGAGTGAGCTGGTGATCGCGTTGCGGCCTGAGGTGCAACCCGGCGATGAACTCAAACTCAAGATCGTGCGTGAGGGCAAGGAGGAGAGCCAGGGCGTCGGCTATCTCGACGACGGAACGATGGTGGTGGTCAACGATGCAAAATCGCTGATCGGCCAACGCAAGCCTGTGGTGGTGACCGGTGCCCTGCAAACGCCAACGGGTCGGATGGTGTTCGCCCGTCTGGACTCCAAAGATGCAACAACCGACACCAAGACTTCAACCAAATCGAAAAGTCAGGGAAAACCGGCCAAAACCAGCCACCGCAAGCCCGCTGACCCCGGCTAG
- a CDS encoding ATP-dependent Clp protease proteolytic subunit: MTTSAPYYGDSAVMRTPPPDLPSLLLKERIVYLGLPLFSDDDAKRQMGIDVTELIIAQLLFLEFDNPEKPIYFYINSTGTSWYSGEAIGFETEAFAICDTLRYVKPPVHTICIGQAMGTAAVILSAGTKGQRAALPHSSIVLHQPRSGARGQATDIQIRAKEVLHNKQAMLEILSTNTGRSVEELSKDSDRMSYLTPQQAVEYGLIDRVLSSRKELPGNTSV; encoded by the coding sequence ATGACAACTTCGGCCCCGTACTACGGCGACAGCGCCGTGATGCGCACACCACCTCCCGACCTTCCGTCCCTCCTACTCAAGGAGCGGATCGTGTACTTGGGCTTGCCCTTGTTTTCTGACGACGATGCCAAGCGTCAGATGGGAATCGATGTCACTGAGCTGATCATTGCTCAGCTGCTCTTTCTGGAATTCGACAACCCAGAAAAGCCGATTTACTTCTATATCAACTCCACGGGAACCAGCTGGTACTCAGGAGAAGCGATCGGCTTTGAGACCGAAGCCTTCGCCATCTGCGACACCCTCCGCTACGTCAAACCCCCGGTGCACACCATCTGCATCGGTCAAGCCATGGGTACGGCAGCGGTGATCCTTTCAGCAGGAACAAAAGGCCAACGGGCTGCTCTGCCCCACTCCTCCATTGTTCTGCACCAGCCCCGCAGCGGTGCCCGCGGCCAAGCCACGGACATCCAGATCCGGGCCAAGGAAGTGCTGCACAACAAGCAAGCCATGCTTGAAATCCTTTCCACCAACACCGGGAGATCCGTGGAGGAGCTGAGTAAGGACTCCGACCGGATGAGCTACCTGACACCCCAACAAGCCGTCGAGTACGGACTCATCGACCGCGTGCTCAGCAGCCGCAAAGAACTGCCCGGCAATACCTCCGTCTAA
- a CDS encoding ATP-dependent Clp protease proteolytic subunit, with protein MPIGTPSVPYRLPGSQMERWVDIYTRLGVERILFLGSEVNDGIANSLVAQMLYLDSEDSSKPIYLYINSPGGSVTAGLAIYDTIQYVKSEVVTICVGLAASMGAFLLAAGTKGKRVALPHSRIMIHQPLGGTSRRQASDIEIEAREILRMKEMLNQSLADMSGQSFEKIEKDTDRDYFLSAEEAKEYGLIDRVISHPNEA; from the coding sequence ATGCCGATCGGTACTCCCAGCGTTCCTTACCGCCTCCCAGGCAGCCAGATGGAGCGCTGGGTCGACATCTACACCCGTCTTGGGGTGGAGCGGATCCTCTTCCTTGGCTCTGAAGTCAATGACGGCATCGCCAACAGCCTCGTGGCCCAGATGCTTTATCTCGACTCGGAAGACAGCAGCAAGCCGATTTACCTGTACATCAACTCCCCCGGCGGCTCCGTCACAGCTGGACTAGCGATCTACGACACCATTCAGTACGTCAAGAGCGAAGTCGTCACCATCTGCGTCGGCCTCGCCGCATCCATGGGTGCCTTCCTCCTGGCGGCCGGAACGAAAGGCAAACGTGTCGCTTTGCCCCACAGCAGGATCATGATTCACCAGCCCCTTGGCGGCACCAGCCGGCGCCAGGCCAGTGACATTGAAATCGAGGCACGAGAGATCCTGCGGATGAAGGAGATGCTCAACCAATCCTTGGCTGACATGAGTGGGCAGAGCTTCGAAAAGATTGAGAAGGACACCGACAGGGACTACTTCCTCAGCGCCGAGGAAGCCAAGGAGTACGGGCTCATCGACCGCGTGATCTCACATCCCAACGAAGCCTGA
- the ilvC gene encoding ketol-acid reductoisomerase: MAQLFYDSDADLGLLNGKTVAIIGYGSQGHAHALNLKDSGVDVVVGLYDGSRSAEKAKADGLEVLSVADASAKADWIMVLLPDEFQKDVYEKEIAPHLNAGKVLSFAHGFNIRFELIKPPADVDVVMIAPKGPGHTVRWEYQNGQGVPALFAIEQDASGNARGLAMAYAKGIGGTRAGILETNFKEETETDLFGEQAVLCGGLSELVKAGFETLVEAGYQPELAYFECMHEVKLIVDLMVKGGLTSMRDSISNTAEYGDYVSGPRLITADTKAEMKRVLADIQDGTFAKNFVAECEAGKPEMKKVRDRDAQHPIEKVGKGLRSMFSWLKDA, encoded by the coding sequence ATGGCCCAGCTTTTCTACGACTCCGACGCCGATCTCGGTCTGCTGAACGGCAAGACCGTGGCCATCATTGGTTATGGCTCCCAGGGTCATGCCCACGCCCTGAACTTGAAGGACTCAGGGGTCGATGTGGTCGTGGGCCTCTATGACGGCAGCCGGTCGGCCGAGAAAGCCAAAGCCGATGGACTTGAGGTTCTGAGCGTGGCCGATGCCTCTGCCAAGGCCGACTGGATCATGGTCTTGCTGCCTGACGAGTTCCAGAAGGACGTCTACGAGAAAGAAATCGCACCCCACCTCAATGCAGGCAAGGTGCTCAGCTTCGCTCACGGCTTCAACATCCGCTTCGAGCTGATCAAACCCCCTGCCGATGTGGACGTGGTGATGATTGCCCCGAAGGGCCCTGGCCACACCGTGCGCTGGGAATATCAGAACGGTCAGGGTGTTCCTGCCCTGTTCGCGATCGAACAAGACGCGTCCGGTAACGCACGGGGCCTGGCCATGGCCTACGCCAAAGGCATCGGCGGCACCCGTGCCGGCATCCTGGAAACCAACTTCAAGGAGGAGACCGAAACAGATTTGTTCGGTGAGCAGGCTGTGCTCTGCGGCGGTCTGTCCGAGCTGGTCAAGGCAGGCTTCGAAACCCTCGTGGAAGCTGGATACCAGCCCGAACTGGCTTACTTCGAGTGCATGCACGAGGTGAAGCTGATCGTGGATCTGATGGTGAAGGGAGGACTGACCTCCATGCGCGATTCGATCTCCAACACCGCGGAATACGGCGACTACGTCAGCGGCCCCCGGCTGATCACCGCCGACACCAAAGCCGAGATGAAACGCGTTCTGGCTGACATCCAGGACGGCACCTTCGCCAAGAACTTCGTGGCCGAGTGCGAAGCCGGCAAGCCCGAAATGAAAAAGGTGCGCGACCGTGATGCACAGCATCCGATTGAGAAGGTGGGCAAGGGACTCCGCTCGATGTTCAGCTGGTTGAAGGACGCCTGA